A window of Diadema setosum chromosome 2, eeDiaSeto1, whole genome shotgun sequence contains these coding sequences:
- the LOC140246125 gene encoding uncharacterized protein, with product MEGRGSSRYHRQRRDPYGCRRCGKSYTERRGLECHLRREHGGNSGRDFACNECDYRGSKQYNLSRHIRYVHTHRRPAPLPTQLEGNRRTVQVMEPQPDQPQPIQPQPDQPQPVQPQPSNPAVISLAPTPDPYIFPTPPRGKPRGMLAMMMADAKDDDDDDDDPDEDDDNEDNTQEAQRDDDVEDEPLAPHTAKSDPAPNPITPLPSLPAHKILATVVETKSIQYYAEGVLIRKNEFTETYAAVVPAKWNKRVNCNYGMSK from the coding sequence ATGGAGGGACGAGGCTCCAGCCGTTACCACAGACAAAGAAGGGACCCCTACGGTTGCAGGCGGTGCGGGAAGTCCTACACCGAAAGGAGGGGGCTGGAGTGCCACCTGAGAAGGGAGCATGGCGGCAACAGTGGCAGAGACTTCGCATGCAACGAGTGCGACTACCGTGGCAGCAAGCAATATAACCTGTCTCGGCACATACGATATGTGCATACTCACAGAAGACCAGCGCCCCTCCCCACCCAATTAGAGGGAAATCGCCGCACAGTCCAAGTCATGGAGCCCCAGCCAGACCAGCCCCAACCAATCCAGCCCCAGCCAGACCAGCCCCAGCCAGTCCAGCCCCAGCCCAGCAATCCTGCAGTCATTTCCCTTGCACCCACCCCCGACCCCTATATTTTCCCCACGCCTCCAAGGGGAAAACCGAGGGGGATGCTGGCTATGATGATGGCCGATGCCAAggatgacgacgatgacgacgatgaccCTGACGAGGACGACGACAACGAGGACAACACCCAGGAAGCTCAACGTGACGACGATGTAGAGGATGAACCCCTTGCCCCACACACCGCCAAAAGTGACCCCGCCCCCAACCCCATCACGCCTCTCCCGTCCCTGCCGGCCCATAAGATTCTGGCGACAGTAGTGGAGACAAAGAGCATCCAATATTACGCTGAGGGGGTGCTTATTAGGAAAAATGAATTCACAGAGACATATGCAGCAGTCGTCCCGGCTAAATGGAACAAAAGAGTAAATTGCAACTACGGAATGTCAAAATAG